GAAAGCCGGAAAGCTGCCAGGTGTTACCCTCAAGAAATCCTATCAGCTGGAATACGGAAAAGCAGAAGTGGAAATCCATCAGAGTGATGTTCCTCAAGGGAAAAATGTACTCCTGGTTGATGATCTTCTTGCCACAGGTGGCACCATGGGGGCCGCTGTTGAACTGCTGACCATGGGAGGGGCAGAGGTTAATCATATTTTTGGCATCATTGGTCTTCCATTTTTGAAATATGCCGACAAATTGCCGGGTATTAAAATTAAGACTCTCATTGAATACCAGAGTGAAAAAGTTGGTGTGTAGAGTTCCTAAAAACATTGGAAACACTTTGAAAACATTTTGCAGGATTATCTTGACATAAAAAGTCAATTTTTATATCATGCCTGCAGATCGAAACAATGAAGTTGTCAGACTGGTTTATACCCGTGCATGACTGTTGGAATTGTGACTATATTTTTCCCGATAGTGTAATTGGTAACACTGCAGATTCTGGTTCTGCCTTTGGGGGTTCAAGTCCTCCTCGGGAAATCAAAAAAATCAGAGGTCCCTTGTTCTGCATGGCAGGAACAGGATGTTCTCATACTTGCATAGGAATTTACTTCCAGGGACTAAAACCGGCTCTACAAAGCCGGTTTTTTTTGAAAATAAATAGAATTGCTAATGTATATTTATTTACAAAATCTGTATAAATATTTATCTATGGGGTGAATTATGCAGGAAAAGGCTTACCTGGTGCTTGAAAATGGTTCAGTTTTTCCAGGCTGCTGTTTTGGTGTGGATGCTCCCGGAGCATCTGATTTGGTTGTTGGACAGGACTCTCCCTATGGTGAGCTTGTGTTTAATACAGGAATGTCAGGTTATCATGAGATACTGACGGACCCTT
The window above is part of the Oceanispirochaeta sp. genome. Proteins encoded here:
- a CDS encoding adenine phosphoribosyltransferase, giving the protein MSRDFNLDDSIRKIEDFPHKGILYYDITSILTNPEAFSWCIDQMVEYYKDKNIDAVAAVESRGFIFSAPFAKAMSIPLILVRKAGKLPGVTLKKSYQLEYGKAEVEIHQSDVPQGKNVLLVDDLLATGGTMGAAVELLTMGGAEVNHIFGIIGLPFLKYADKLPGIKIKTLIEYQSEKVGV